From Euwallacea similis isolate ESF13 chromosome 6, ESF131.1, whole genome shotgun sequence:
TGTGAAGgtgtttgaaatttatttttgttttgtcaatatgtatttattacaacaatCTACAGTGTAATCCAAATTGTGCCTGCATAGGTATCTtgaaatgatgaaaaatgaaaattgattaaatagGAATAGTTGggattttaaggaattttaatgagGACGTGTTTTCCTTTTTGAGTTGGTtcctaaaaacaaaaaaaccttCGTTTTCGAAAAAGTACTATAATTTcccaaatgaaaaatattattcaaatcatataaaaatattatgacaGCAATTTTTTATGAGCTATCCAATTTTTTACAACTGTGCATTCAATTTTCAACTACGAAGTTTTGGTTTTACCCCGGAAAAAAAGCAATCACACGAATATGCTCGGAATAAAAATCATCAATGCCACCGCAAATTACTTAATGTAATTACATCTTAAACGGCCGTATTTAACTGGAAGATGGTTCGAGAAGCTTGTAATGAACCTAGGAAATTACGAACGCTTTGAATCAACAAACGAAAAAAACTGATGTTGATATCTCAAAATCAAAACGTCATAACTGAAAATCGAATGGTGTCGCTcgcaaaataataacaaactactttacaattttttggaaaacgtttttggtttgataaaaatgtcgaaacaaaaacaaatgagcattattttgaaaacttagattaaattaattaattatatagtTAATTATTTGAAGTTATTAGTTGCGGTGATCGGTAATTATTTTCTGCAACAAGTACCGCAGAGATCATGGCCATCTTACAATTAGAATAAATTAACTTGTAATTCTTTAACATTAAACATAAATACTATTTCTATAGAGTGTATGCGTGAAAAAAGAGTTTCTTCAACTGtgttaaaaaactattaaaaaaaaaaaatggcgatGGCAATATTTTAGAACTGAAATATCGCAACTGATAACCATATGCACAAGTGGATAGATCACAAAAAAATGTCctaataaacattttacaattttttgaaaaatgctcttggtttttgaattcaaaaaaataggTTAGGAATTTCGTTTATGCGTCGACTTATAGGTCTTATACAAAAGgacctattttaaaaaatatttatacacaTGTACGTATGTAGACACGATGGCCTAAAAAGTGTGAAGTCTAAAAGcgtaacatttttaatttgaattgtaTTGTATTATgtgaatgtattttttataatatttatgaaGAAACTCCCCTGTGGTTCTCGAAGGCTGGCGCGATGTTGCaggaccctgtataattcACAGTAATTTGTGAATGACATAGCGTGTCTGGTATTAACCGCATACAGTAATTACTAGATATTTCTATGGTTTTTGTATGCATATTACAGTTACCATTCTAGCTACGATTCAAGACTACGTCTTCAAccataatataatttaatggaaatacgCGTTGACGTaactattttacttttaaatgatatttacAACTCGAGTACAGTCATGAAATTGTGGACTTTGCTTTGCCCTCTGCGAGTGGCATTGAGTCTGTTTGTTTACttcatttatttgcaaatcaATTAAACCTGTCGGATTTACAGCtgattattttaaacaatatttaaatctttaaCTACAGAGAAACAGAAAAACTGATGCACATTCattcaacatcaaatcaacgCGTGTAAATGGGGCTATAGGGGTGCAAATGTAGGCTTATTGTGAGGTGAAAATATACTGAATACATACAGCTGGTTCCCATCAAACAGAAAGAAGAGGTCGAATTATTTCGGGCTCTAACACTCTTAGATTTGAGTTTACATTGAAGGACTAAGCAAAGTCAAAGACGCGAGCATTCACACCCTTTTCCGAAGCGCATCAGATGCGCACGCAATGCTCCGCACCTGAGCTTGTGCGCGTTACCAAGGCGACAGATGCACGGCCAACGACATCTTCAACCTACAGGGTGAATCAAGTTATCTTCTTTTCTTCTATGCTCGCTGCTTTAtgcgtaatatattataataatttcgaGTGATAGCCGTGcgtcaagacaaaagtctaaCATAAGACCAGACTTCTCAGGCGAAGcccattatttttaacagaCCTGTAATGCCACAAGCATACACACTACCCAGGTAGCATTATAGATACAGAAACTTTTTCTTACCACTATTCACGAGAAGAAACTACATTTTCTTGGCCATTATCATGCAATTGGTAGTTTCTGTTAGTCTAGGCATTAATTCAAAGGTTCTGGAGCAGGACACCTCATAGCGTGCTTAGCTTTAAGGTGCAAAATAATAGTGGCCGCCACCACgtatattttacttaaaagtGGCAATTAACTTGAAGTGACTTTAGTCAGTTTCCacattgttttaataatatctgataaatatttaaacattcaaCTATGAATGTAGCACTACTAGTGACCCCCACGGTTGTTGTAACAGTTTTTTAAGTGgttatcattttaaattacattaaaacttCATGATCCTACATGAGACAATATATCAGCTCTGCGGTGCCGTCattgtataaaataataaatagataaTCACAAAACAATTAATCTGTAGTATCAAATACTACATAAAATTTGTGTTACTAAAGGGTGATAATATCAATAGTTGAGATGACTTGTAAAAGGATCTATAAAGATCTAACTGGCGATAATTTAGGTACTGAATTTTGAttgatagaaatattttatttaaagtccTTAATAACCATAATAGGGAATTAAATTTCCACATGCAACATCGGTATTTAACCGTAAAAGGGAGGTGGATATGAAATCTTGACGTGCTTGAGTCAAAGGATGAACTAGTCGATCCGCTTGATAGATTTTAGCAGTCTCTCCCTCAAAGAGTTTGAATTAACACTGTCGGGGATGGTTGCTACTCAATCTCTTCAGGATGCAACTCGGTGGGTGGTTCTGCTTCCGCGGCTGGTTTTGAGTTTTGTGAATCACCGAAGGACCACTCTCGTTTTTGTGAGAAGAACTGAATTGATGCACTTTTggtttgtttaattaaaatatatttccttgATAACTAGAGTATGTTGTGTTTGCAAGACTGGAACGCAGTGTGAAGTTGTGTGGAAAGTTCTTGTGTGTCTATTCTTGATGACAGATTAATGAAGACTCTTCTTGTTCAGATCTTGATGGAAATGTCTCATGGTTCCTTCACTCCCATTGGTTCGGCTTTATCCCTCGGGGGGGGTCTCAGCCGACAAAGGCGGATGAAAGGACAATACCCCAATTGACGGTCAATCCAATCTCTTCCTTGCCGCATTGTAGATGCAATGAAGTGCGTCTAATGAGTTTATTAGTTCCACACAATCTGGGAACTGACCTTTGCCGGCCTTTCATTTTGCTATCCGACTTCCAACATCTTGCAAACACCAGATGAGTTTTAAACTAAAGCCCAATACCTGCCAACAATAAAGATAAAAGACCTCTTGGGAATTCCAGGTTGTAAACCATTCTGGGATGGTTGCCCCGGTTTATGGTCGGTCTTCAAGCCTAACTTTTTGCTGAAATTGGGAATTCCTAAAAAGTTTGAATTGTTTTCAGATAAACACCAAAGGTCTTTCAATTCGCAGGAcaaagtttcatcaaaatttcagtggtaaaactgaaagaaaaaggATTGCAACGTTGTTGTTTATGTACATCTCATCATCAAACTTTATAATTAAAGTTTCTAAATGGTTTTTTCCTTGATCAACGAacttaaaagtatttaaatacTGCATATTTCTTCTTATAAGAGTTAGTAGCCGAGCACACTTCGTAGGCccttttttcgtaaatttccGACATTTGCAGGTACCTACATACATCTCAAATTGCAATGTCCAAAATTGGCAATTCTAAGCAAGGTTACCATTGTATTCGCCATTTCTGAGCAAAATGCTATTGGTAGAGACCCTTTAAAATGTAtcactgtttttttataaattttcaggtATTTTCTTAGGAAATCTGTAGGATGCCTCAAAACCAATCGAGATTTCTCTCTCTTCTCTCTATAAGACGGACCAGCCAGTTCTCTTTATTCAATCCGGCCACTGCAAGATATCATAATGGGAGTGTTCAACTAActatatttcaataaatgaaCGTACTTATATGCTCTACTATTACACGTAGTTAACTGTAGGCTTCccataaaagataaaaatcctGTTGCATTAAAGTTGTCAAgcatgaaaatgatttaatttaacgTTATGGCCGAAAAAATTGTGCGCATAGGAATTCAAAGTGATAACCGATGGCTCGTTGCTATGACCATAACATGTAGACACGTGGCGGAAACGATTCAGCCACTAAAAGCGTGTTTCCTCTTTTGATAGTGACCACCTGGTAGAAATGGTTATTTAAAGTTTCTGAGTTCGTGGTGGCCACGTCCAATTCGCTATATGCTAATATTTCTCCAAATATCTTTATTAGCATCTTATACCTAATACAATTAACACATGGTGTCcggaaataactttgaaatattttgggaggcGTTTCTAGagattaatatattttaaaaaatcctataaacataccccaaaaattgcttcttaaaggaGTTAGAACCCCTTAAAGGGGAACTTTAAAGATggttttttgcaatattttcaaaacagtttacgctaaaattatgaaattcggtgTATTGTAATAGGTTGGAATGGGAAAACTTTTTctgtgttaataattgcaaattttagtcAAGGGCGTTACATACAGGGAATCTACATAAATATTGCCCTAACCTTTTCtttgttgcatttttgaaatcaaataacCGTAtcgcaaattttttaaagtaaaataggtcctcttatttcatctcgttAGGATAGACCGCTTTccagaaaaattgattttcatgaACCGATGCACGATTACATAGACGTCGAAatgcatcttaataaacataatagtCATccttgtaataaaaatattttttattagccaGTCAATAAAaagactaatattattaaggatttATCACTTATTCATAACAAATCTTGAAAATAGCCTTCGTTCATCTCAATTCATCCTTTAATTCTCTGCTTCATAGATTTCGATGTTCACGTAATCGTGCATcggtttataaaaatgtatttttctgaaaaacgaTATATGCTAACGAAATGAAATAAGAGGagcttttttacttaaaaatatttgagattaagtaattttatttcaaaaattaagaaacgtcacaaacaaaaaagtcaaGGCAAAATTTACATAGAGAACTCCCTATATTTGACGCGTCTGACTAAAATATGCgattattaacacaaaaaaagttttaccaTTTCAACTTATTACAGTATACagaatttcgtaattttagtGCAAAccgtttcaaaaatattacgaTACAAACATCTCCAGAGTTTCTCCTTTAAGAGATTATAGCCCctttaaaaaacgatttttggggtatgtttataagagatttttttattttaatctctagagttacctttcaaaatatttcaacattatttCCGAACagtttgtataatattttactttattatacaATATCACAATATTCCTTACACCATTACAAAActtataaattcaattttttaacgaCTTTATTCATGGCAGGCTTAACTGGAATAACCGGAGACTTCTTCAGTTTCTTCGAAGAACTCTCTTCTTCCATTATATTGTCCTTCAACAGCACCATAGGCTTTTCGTTCTCCCcttgtttctttttcttcttgttcCCTTGCTGTGTTTCTATAGAACTTATTGCGAACGGCTCGTTTATGTTAGGTTCTATAAAATGGAAGTCATTTTGAGGGCTCTCCTTGATGAAGTTGGCTTGGAAAGTCTCTAATTTTGAGTTTCTGGAAAATGTTTCCATGCCCCGCGTTTGGGATGGTGAATGTTTTTGCCGATGTATTTGTACTATACTGTTATGCAAGCCGGATGTGGGTGAGTGCTCATTGCTTATTGTATCTTTTCTGGTATTTTTTATGGGAGTGACCCACTTGGGTGTGAAGTCTAGAGGTGTTGTTTCTATGTTTTCCTTCtcaatttttctaatgttGGATTTGGATTCGAGCCCCTTCACTTTATCCTCAATTGATGCAAGTTCGTCGTAGGTTTGGTCCTTCTTTGGCTCTGAATTAAAAGAGTTTTCACTCTTCAGATCCGATTTTGCGTCGATACAGGACACCTCCTGATACATATCATCTTCGTCAACAATTTTCTCGATTTCAGTTGTAGATTTTAAGGGAAGATTTGGAGGTGGCCGtttattcattaaaacttGACTGTTTAAGCTAGAATCATACGGCCTTGTATATCTACCTTTTGAAATACACAAATAAATAAGTACCTGTCGATctcattataaatattttccccTTTGTTATCATCGCTGATGTTGGGATTGTCGACTATCTCATAATCACTGTTGCGCGAATTTTTACCGGCACTCATTGCTTGGTCATGgctcttgtttatttttgccaCCCACTGCGTCATATCCTTATAAGTAGCGGCTGCAAActgttttaaagaaatattcagTAACAAACTTCTACGAGAAAATTAAACAATCGTACACTGTAATAACTTTTATCTTCATAATTAGTAGAAAAAACCGTAAAGGACGATGTGGCcttattttttctgaattctTTACTACCATCGCTCATGGAGGAATCATAATAATCTTCCTTAGCTTCATACTCCTTCAGATCTAATGCTCTGAAAGGTTTGGTATCCTTAACAGAGCGGTATATGAGTAGCCAGTTTTCGTGTATTGCACCGAAAACTGTGCTTGATCGGTCAAAAATGCTAAACATTTTCCTGCGCAAAGATAGAGTACCATTTTTGGCTTCCGGGGACACGTATTTGGCTGGTAGttctaaattttaagtatGACTTAAATGCTATagagattttaataattattttaccttTATAAGGACACGACGTTGGTTCTGTTGTTATTGGTATGGGTTTGACT
This genomic window contains:
- the LOC136409433 gene encoding uncharacterized protein; this translates as MIDHTMNLSCEEIDLLLKEIYEYLKRRKVGSAELSPKDRKLAEELIERSKKHLQQIIMITSKEETYDAIGETNSSELHNNIKSPSETESYVDMSKNNDIPPALPEKNPVLITQLRVKPIPITTEPTSCPYKELPAKYVSPEAKNGTLSLRRKMFSIFDRSSTVFGAIHENWLLIYRSVKDTKPFRALDLKEYEAKEDYYDSSMSDGSKEFRKNKATSSFTVFSTNYEDKSYYSFAAATYKDMTQWVAKINKSHDQAMSAGKNSRNSDYEIVDNPNISDDNKGENIYNEIDSLNSQVLMNKRPPPNLPLKSTTEIEKIVDEDDMYQEVSCIDAKSDLKSENSFNSEPKKDQTYDELASIEDKVKGLESKSNIRKIEKENIETTPLDFTPKWVTPIKNTRKDTISNEHSPTSGLHNSIVQIHRQKHSPSQTRGMETFSRNSKLETFQANFIKESPQNDFHFIEPNINEPFAISSIETQQGNKKKKKQGENEKPMVLLKDNIMEEESSSKKLKKSPVIPVKPAMNKVVKKLNL